Proteins encoded in a region of the Penaeus vannamei isolate JL-2024 chromosome 30, ASM4276789v1, whole genome shotgun sequence genome:
- the mRF1 gene encoding peptide chain release factor 1-like, mitochondrial: protein MRHLFHTGKLCRNLSKMRIVSYNYHRPKTTVYQIPEYTTCKSIHTNGCNYIKRDLYMYARIPILSQQRIPSKSNILSKLYNEYVQYSTRSEEELSLCNEKVQHCLSEMRKRFRSCFQSPTEEDQLTARSLKPLMVLLEEVDKIQSDIDDLRSMASDPENDKEMKQLAESDLEDALEKLKEIEDDVLNSLVPPEPLEDTDTIVEVSAGIGGQEAMLFCQEVFTMYTSYAEYMGWEADVTDYETTDIGGVRHAVAIIRGEGAYRLLKYEGGIHRVQRVPKTEKAGRIHTSTVSVAVMPQPSEIDVQISEKDLKIETKRASGAGGQHVNTTDSAVRIVHIPTGIAVESQKERSQHRNKDECMKKLRVQLYQVQLDENMAHYTSNRKLQVGTRARSEKIRTYNYPQDRVTDHRIGVSVHNLQSVLNGSEDLHALICQLLEEGWKERLWDIINNPQISQ from the exons ATGAGACACCTTTTTCATACTGGAAAATTATGCCGAAACCTTTCTAAAATGAGAATTGTATCATACAATTATCATAGGCCAAAGACTACAGTATATCAAATACCAGAATATACAACTTGCAAGAGTATTCATACAAATGGATGCAATTACATAAAAAgagacttatatatgtatgcaagaatACCAATTCTTTCTCAACAAAGAATACCAAGCAAAAGCAATATACTTTCaaaattatataatgaatatgttcaATATTCTACACGGTCTGAAGAAGAGCTGTCGTTATGCAATGAAAAAGTTCAGCACTGTCTttcggaaatgagaaagaggtttAGATCCTGTTTTCAAAGCCCCACAGAAGAGGATCAGCTCACTGCAAGGTCGCTCAAACCCTTAATGGTCTTGCTGGAGGAG GTTGACAAAATTCAGTCTGACATTGATGACCTCCGTAGCATGGCCAGTGACCCAGAGAACGATAAGGAGATGAAGCAGCTAGCCGAGAGTGACCTTGAAGATGCACTTGAGAAGTTGAAGGAGATCGAAGATGAT GTACTAAATTCTCTAGTCCCGCCTGAGCCGCTAGAAGACACAGACACCATAGTTGAAGTGAGTGCTGGCATTGGCGGGCAGGAGGCCATGCTATTCTGCCAGGAGGTATTTACCATGTATACGTCCTATGCTGAGTACATGGGATGGGAGGCAGATGTTACGGATTACGAGACAACGGATATTG GTGGGGTGAGACATGCTGTGGCAATTATACGAGGTGAAGGGGCATACCGTCTCCTGAAGTACGAAGGAGGAATCCACCGTGTCCAGAGAGTACCGAAGACGGAGAAAGCAGGGCGCATTCACACTTCAACTGTCTCTGTGGCTGTCATGCCTCAGCCGAGTGAG ATAGATGTTCAAATATCGGAGAAAGACTTGAAGATTGAGACCAAGCGAGCAAGTGGGGCAGGCGGACAACATGTCAATACAACTGATAGCGCAGTCAGGATAGTTCACATTCCCACAG GAATTGCTGTTGAAAGTCAGAAGGAAAGGTCCCAGCACCGCAACAAGGATGAATGCATGAAGAAGTTAAGGGTACAGCTCTACCAGGTGCAACTTGATGAAAACATGGCCCATTATACCTCAAATAGGAAGTTGCAG GTTGGAACGAGGGCCAGATCAGAGAAAATCAGAACGTATAATTACCCTCAGGATCGAGTCACTGATCACAG AATTGGAGTATCTGTGCACAATCTGCAGTCTGTTTTAAATGGTTCGGAAGATCTTCATGCTCTTATCTGTCAGCTCCTTGAAGAAGGCTGGAAGGAAAGGCTGTGGGACATCATTAACAACCCTCAGATATCtcagtaa